In bacterium, a single window of DNA contains:
- the lptF gene encoding LPS export ABC transporter permease LptF, with amino-acid sequence MFKKPHARMSRNNLVSILFQKLYSTEMLKKLDRYLITEFLPTFGLSLAVFSFVLLLQRLAKLFDLVATKGLPVSSVLELLALMFPTLLPLLLPISLLLSVLLAMGRLSSDSEITAMRSVGIGLSKNMKPVFLFSLAVFVLAAFTSLWVQPTSERRLRQALYDTLMNRINLSAEAGTFSQLSDGITLYAAGKGSKEGALKGIFLYSTQKPLENAVITAESGIIRSVGTGLALDLREVEIQQVTKGGNLQRTRAAESRITIPVPSPAPQSLKEEELPTSTLFSQGYLTGSENDSRLELQKRIALPFSCIVLGLLGASLGLHHDRSGKSRGVVLCLMLVFVYYSLHTFGLTMGKNKRMDPWLAMWLPNFVMGALALYAFLRKNREKPLPFERAMGAAVEKIHSALSSLAGKSAK; translated from the coding sequence TTGTTTAAAAAACCGCACGCAAGGATGAGCCGCAACAACCTCGTTTCGATTTTGTTTCAGAAGCTGTATTCTACAGAGATGTTAAAGAAACTCGACCGCTACCTCATAACGGAATTTCTGCCGACCTTCGGACTTTCGCTGGCGGTTTTTTCCTTCGTCCTCCTGCTGCAGAGGCTGGCGAAGCTTTTCGACCTGGTGGCGACCAAAGGGCTCCCTGTCTCCTCGGTGCTGGAGCTTCTGGCCCTGATGTTTCCCACCCTCCTTCCCCTCCTGCTGCCGATAAGCCTCCTTTTGTCGGTGCTGCTGGCGATGGGTAGGCTCAGTTCCGATTCGGAAATCACGGCCATGCGCTCCGTCGGCATCGGCCTTTCCAAAAACATGAAGCCGGTGTTCCTCTTTTCCCTCGCGGTCTTCGTCCTCGCCGCTTTCACCTCGCTCTGGGTTCAGCCCACTTCGGAGCGCCGCCTGCGGCAGGCCCTTTACGACACCCTGATGAACCGCATAAACCTCTCGGCGGAGGCGGGAACCTTCTCCCAGCTCTCCGACGGCATCACCCTTTACGCCGCCGGAAAGGGCTCCAAAGAGGGCGCTCTTAAGGGGATTTTTCTCTACTCCACCCAAAAGCCCCTCGAAAACGCGGTGATAACCGCGGAGAGCGGGATAATCAGGTCGGTAGGAACGGGGCTCGCTCTGGATCTCCGGGAAGTCGAGATACAGCAGGTCACGAAGGGGGGAAACCTTCAGCGCACCCGCGCCGCCGAATCCAGGATTACGATTCCGGTCCCCTCTCCCGCGCCCCAGTCCCTCAAGGAGGAGGAGCTGCCCACCTCCACCCTCTTCAGCCAGGGGTATCTTACCGGCTCGGAGAACGACTCGCGGCTTGAATTACAGAAGAGGATAGCCCTTCCCTTCTCCTGCATCGTGCTCGGGCTCCTCGGCGCCTCCCTGGGGCTCCACCACGACCGCTCGGGAAAATCGCGCGGCGTGGTCCTCTGCCTGATGCTGGTCTTCGTCTACTACTCCCTCCACACCTTCGGCCTCACTATGGGGAAGAACAAGCGCATGGACCCGTGGCTGGCGATGTGGCTGCCGAATTTCGTCATGGGTGCGCTGGCGCTTTACGCCTTTCTCCGAAAAAACCGCGAAAAGCCCCTGCCCTTTGAAAGGGCGATGGGAGCAGCCGTTGAAAAGATTCACTCCGCTCTTTCCTCCCTCGCCGGGAAGTCCGCGAAATGA
- the deoC gene encoding deoxyribose-phosphate aldolase: MNPSEIRKTLESTLLAPTASGAGIEKLCAEAMALGLYGVCVAPCRVREALGFLKGSEARVVSVAGFPLGNSTAETKAGEVAELVQIGAHEVDIVANAGLFLEGRVKEVAAELKMARKASEGRVLKVILETGFLTPAQIGELGGIALSEGADFLKTSTGYGPRGATVEDIRILAEIEGPRRGIKASGGIRTLSQVEELIAAGATRIGTSSAGAIMGEALHE; encoded by the coding sequence ATGAACCCTTCCGAGATCAGAAAAACTCTTGAATCCACGCTGCTTGCGCCCACCGCAAGCGGAGCGGGGATCGAAAAACTCTGCGCCGAGGCGATGGCTCTCGGTCTCTACGGGGTCTGCGTCGCCCCTTGCAGGGTCAGGGAAGCGCTGGGCTTTTTAAAGGGTAGCGAGGCGCGGGTGGTCAGCGTCGCGGGGTTTCCACTGGGAAACTCCACGGCGGAAACAAAGGCGGGAGAGGTCGCGGAGCTTGTCCAAATTGGAGCCCACGAGGTCGATATCGTCGCCAACGCCGGGCTCTTTCTCGAAGGGCGGGTCAAAGAGGTCGCGGCGGAATTGAAAATGGCGAGGAAAGCGAGCGAAGGCCGGGTTTTAAAGGTTATCCTCGAAACCGGCTTTCTAACCCCTGCACAGATAGGAGAGCTTGGCGGGATAGCCCTGAGCGAGGGCGCGGATTTCCTGAAGACCTCCACCGGCTACGGCCCGAGGGGGGCGACCGTCGAGGATATAAGGATTCTCGCGGAAATCGAGGGGCCAAGGAGGGGGATAAAGGCCTCCGGCGGGATACGGACTTTAAGTCAGGTTGAGGAGCTTATCGCGGCGGGGGCGACGAGGATAGGAACTTCGAGCGCGGGGGCAATAATGGGGGAGGCGCTTCACGAATAA
- a CDS encoding tetratricopeptide repeat protein, which translates to MKTPNVKAVFLVFLVLSLCLAAGCSNDSETRKNDALASQQLAYAFMKEGRPARALQELAKAEALTPDDPEIHNMMGLAYWAHKEYGLAEMHFKRALELKPEFSEGANNLGTLYMSQARYTDAVAALEKALKNVYYNSYEAALSNLGWAYYKLGRIDDARKRLEESIEVNPSVPQARLNLGIVLFDMGKDNDALEQVNQALRIYPDFAEAHLQKGIILNRKKDREGAAESFRQAWKLGASSETGKTAKTYLDFLEK; encoded by the coding sequence TTGAAAACGCCAAACGTTAAAGCGGTATTTTTGGTATTTCTGGTTTTGTCCCTCTGCCTGGCGGCGGGGTGCTCGAACGATAGCGAGACCCGCAAGAACGACGCCCTGGCATCGCAGCAGCTCGCCTACGCCTTCATGAAGGAGGGGCGTCCCGCGAGGGCGCTGCAGGAATTGGCCAAGGCGGAGGCGCTAACCCCGGACGACCCCGAGATACACAACATGATGGGGCTGGCCTACTGGGCTCACAAGGAGTACGGACTGGCCGAAATGCACTTCAAGCGGGCGCTGGAACTCAAGCCCGAGTTTTCCGAGGGCGCCAACAACCTCGGGACTCTCTACATGTCCCAGGCGCGCTATACCGACGCGGTCGCCGCCCTTGAAAAAGCGCTTAAAAATGTCTATTACAACTCTTACGAGGCCGCACTTTCAAATCTCGGCTGGGCCTACTACAAGCTCGGCAGGATAGACGACGCCAGAAAAAGGCTCGAAGAGTCGATAGAGGTAAATCCCTCCGTCCCCCAGGCCCGCCTGAACCTCGGCATAGTGCTTTTCGACATGGGAAAGGATAACGACGCCCTGGAGCAGGTTAATCAGGCGCTACGCATCTACCCGGATTTCGCCGAGGCGCACCTCCAGAAGGGCATTATCCTCAACCGGAAAAAAGACCGTGAGGGCGCGGCGGAGTCCTTCAGGCAGGCCTGGAAGCTCGGCGCATCGTCCGAGACGGGCAAGACGGCGAAAACCTATCTGGATTTTCTGGAGAAATAA
- the rlmN gene encoding 23S rRNA (adenine(2503)-C(2))-methyltransferase RlmN, with protein MKPVLLYGLDRESLENFIAGLDEKPFRARQILSNIYRRGVLSFAGMTELSVTLREKLAVEASLELPALVEKQVSRDGTEKLLLELSDGERIETVLIPEEGRLTQCVSTQVGCAMGCRFCRTAGGGLVRNLEAGEIVAQIIAAQKYCPELGRVTNVVFMGMGEPLHNYDAVVRAFSIITSDWGISISRRKVTVSTSGLVDAIQKLPHSMLMNLAVSLNATTDEQRSAIMPVNLRWPIAELLKTLATLELPDREHFTIEYVLLGGFNDTLEDAKRLAKLLAPIKCKINLIPYNPHEGSHFKAPSQEDVRKFQEYLLEKNFVAMVRKSRGDDILAACGQLRAERAECPAAPEKES; from the coding sequence TTGAAACCGGTTTTACTTTACGGCCTCGACAGGGAATCGCTGGAGAACTTTATCGCCGGGCTCGACGAGAAACCCTTTCGCGCCCGCCAGATACTCAGCAACATCTACCGTCGCGGAGTGCTCTCCTTCGCCGGGATGACCGAGCTTTCGGTAACTCTCAGGGAAAAGCTCGCCGTCGAGGCGTCGCTGGAGTTGCCCGCGCTGGTGGAAAAGCAGGTCAGCCGGGACGGTACCGAGAAGCTTCTCCTCGAACTTTCCGACGGCGAGAGGATAGAGACGGTGCTCATTCCCGAGGAGGGCCGCCTTACCCAGTGCGTCTCCACGCAGGTGGGTTGCGCTATGGGGTGCCGCTTTTGCCGGACGGCGGGCGGCGGACTTGTCCGCAACCTCGAAGCGGGTGAGATCGTCGCCCAGATAATCGCCGCTCAAAAATACTGCCCGGAGCTTGGAAGGGTGACAAACGTGGTCTTCATGGGGATGGGCGAGCCCCTCCACAATTACGACGCGGTGGTGCGGGCCTTTTCCATAATCACCTCGGACTGGGGAATCTCGATTTCGAGAAGGAAGGTGACGGTATCTACCTCGGGGCTGGTGGACGCGATACAAAAACTCCCCCACTCCATGCTCATGAATCTCGCCGTCTCTCTCAACGCCACCACCGACGAGCAGCGCAGCGCCATCATGCCGGTCAACCTCCGCTGGCCCATCGCGGAACTTTTAAAAACCCTCGCCACATTGGAACTTCCCGACAGGGAGCACTTCACTATAGAATACGTCCTTCTCGGAGGGTTCAACGACACCCTCGAAGATGCGAAAAGGCTGGCGAAACTTCTTGCGCCCATAAAGTGCAAGATAAACCTCATACCCTACAATCCCCACGAGGGCAGCCACTTCAAGGCTCCCTCGCAGGAAGACGTGAGGAAGTTCCAGGAGTATCTTTTAGAGAAGAATTTCGTCGCGATGGTGAGAAAGAGCCGCGGCGATGACATTTTGGCGGCCTGCGGCCAGCTACGCGCAGAGCGGGCGGAGTGCCCGGCCGCGCCTGAAAAGGAGTCCTGA
- the lptG gene encoding LPS export ABC transporter permease LptG yields the protein MKILNRYLAASFFRNFALAAAALLGLFLLITVFESLRTLLRYDASLSDSVRMIASQIPWMAVQVIPISCLIGTMATLSIMAKDGEITALRASGIPIRRLAWPIMLCGLSLSVFCFVLQERVVPAAYSYSREIKNIKIKGMTAKNIARSTDVWLRMGDAIVHAQFISPDRREMKGLQVFELEKGKVARQMNAKGASWTGEKWTMSDISVKAIDAGQGWKSEQLPSLDYPVAPMPEEIYVSRDLPAELSMADLGKSIESQRAQGLSVNDLLVDYWSKTSFPFASLIMALVAVPFAARVSKRAGLWGGIAKGIGIGLCFYLIQMFGISFGRTGNIPPMLAAWLGNLVFALLCARLLVRSESA from the coding sequence ATGAAGATATTAAACCGCTATCTCGCCGCCTCCTTCTTCCGTAATTTCGCCCTCGCGGCGGCTGCGCTCCTCGGCCTTTTTCTCCTCATCACCGTCTTCGAGAGCCTCCGCACCCTCCTTCGCTACGACGCCTCCCTGAGCGATTCGGTCAGGATGATAGCCTCGCAGATCCCCTGGATGGCGGTGCAGGTAATCCCGATTTCCTGCCTCATCGGAACGATGGCGACCCTTTCGATAATGGCCAAAGACGGCGAGATAACCGCCCTTCGCGCCTCCGGCATTCCGATACGCAGGCTGGCCTGGCCTATCATGCTCTGCGGCCTTTCCCTCAGCGTGTTTTGCTTCGTTCTTCAGGAGCGGGTCGTCCCGGCCGCCTACAGCTATTCCCGGGAAATAAAAAACATAAAGATAAAGGGGATGACGGCGAAAAACATCGCCCGCTCTACCGATGTCTGGCTGCGCATGGGAGACGCCATCGTACACGCGCAGTTCATCTCGCCGGACCGCAGGGAGATGAAGGGGCTGCAGGTCTTCGAGCTTGAAAAGGGCAAGGTCGCCCGGCAGATGAACGCGAAAGGCGCTTCCTGGACGGGCGAGAAGTGGACCATGTCCGACATCTCGGTCAAGGCCATCGACGCCGGGCAGGGGTGGAAGAGCGAGCAGCTTCCTTCGCTGGACTACCCCGTCGCCCCCATGCCCGAGGAGATATACGTCTCCCGCGACCTGCCCGCCGAGCTGTCCATGGCCGATCTGGGGAAATCCATTGAATCTCAAAGGGCCCAGGGACTGAGCGTGAACGACCTTCTGGTGGATTACTGGTCCAAGACCAGCTTCCCCTTCGCCAGCCTGATAATGGCGCTTGTCGCGGTCCCCTTCGCCGCGAGGGTCTCGAAGCGCGCCGGGCTCTGGGGAGGGATAGCCAAGGGGATCGGCATCGGCCTTTGCTTTTACCTCATTCAGATGTTCGGCATCTCCTTCGGCAGGACCGGAAACATCCCCCCAATGCTCGCCGCGTGGCTGGGCAATCTGGTCTTCGCCCTCCTCTGCGCCCGCCTCCTTGTCAGGTCCGAATCGGCCTGA
- a CDS encoding sugar kinase, which produces MSDLLVVGSVAIDSVETPFGREEDSIGGSALYFSAAASLFAPVKLVAVVGEDFPPDALDFLSVRGADLSGLTTVPGRTFRWKGRYGFDLNEALTLETHLNVFEGFDPVLTSEQRAAEYLFLANIDPELQLKVLDQVDSPALVAADTMNFWIEGKRAALQKVIERVDILVLNEAEARMLAEESNLVKAGKKILDWGPGGVVVKRGEYGVIYFAPNHVFSAPAYPLESIFDPTGAGDTFAGGFMGQIALTGDISFEGIRRAIVYGSAVASFNVESFSFKRLLYLEREDLRARFEEFRRMTFFEADI; this is translated from the coding sequence GTGTCAGATCTTCTTGTAGTAGGCTCCGTCGCCATAGATTCGGTGGAAACACCCTTCGGCCGCGAAGAGGACTCCATCGGAGGAAGCGCCCTTTACTTCTCGGCGGCCGCCAGCCTTTTCGCCCCGGTAAAGCTGGTCGCGGTGGTAGGAGAAGACTTTCCGCCGGACGCGCTTGATTTTCTCTCCGTTCGGGGCGCGGATCTCTCCGGCCTCACCACAGTTCCGGGCAGGACCTTCAGGTGGAAGGGGCGCTACGGCTTCGATCTCAACGAGGCCCTCACCCTTGAGACCCACCTCAACGTCTTCGAGGGGTTCGACCCGGTTCTCACCTCCGAACAGCGTGCCGCCGAATACCTCTTTCTGGCCAACATTGACCCCGAGCTTCAGTTAAAGGTGCTCGATCAGGTGGATTCCCCGGCGCTGGTCGCCGCCGACACCATGAATTTCTGGATCGAGGGAAAGCGGGCGGCGCTTCAGAAGGTCATCGAGCGTGTAGACATTCTGGTGCTGAACGAGGCCGAGGCGAGAATGCTCGCCGAGGAATCCAACCTCGTCAAGGCGGGCAAGAAGATTCTCGACTGGGGGCCGGGAGGGGTGGTCGTCAAGCGCGGAGAGTACGGCGTTATCTATTTCGCCCCTAACCACGTCTTCAGCGCCCCGGCCTACCCCCTCGAATCCATCTTCGACCCCACCGGGGCGGGAGATACCTTCGCCGGGGGGTTCATGGGCCAGATTGCCCTGACGGGAGACATCTCCTTCGAGGGAATACGAAGGGCGATTGTCTACGGAAGCGCCGTGGCAAGCTTCAACGTCGAGAGTTTCAGCTTCAAGAGGCTTCTGTACCTAGAAAGGGAGGACCTCCGGGCTCGCTTCGAGGAGTTTCGCCGGATGACCTTCTTCGAGGCCGACATATAG
- a CDS encoding propionyl-CoA synthetase yields the protein MGRYDEVFSRSLTDKEGFWGEAAQNITWEKKWDKVLDDATPPFYHWFTGGELNTCYNALDRHADGGRGDQTALIFDSPVTEVKKKYTYKELRDEVAKIAGCIASLGLKKGDTAIIYMPMVPEAVMSMLACARLGVIHSVVFGGFAPNELAIRINDAMPKLIISSSCGIEGKKVIEYKPLLDKAIELADHKPANTIILQRPMVKASMVAGRDHDWNEIMATARPAGCVTVKATDPLYILYTSGTTGIPKGIVRDNGGHAVALYQSMKIIYNINPGDVFWAASDVGWVVGHSYIVYAPLLIGATTVVFEGKPIGTPDPGAFWRVISEYGVKALFTAPTAFRAIKKEDPTGSYIQKYDLSRFEYLFLAGERLDPDTYHWAANLLKRPVIDHWWQTETGWAIAANCMGVEQLPVKAGSPTKAVPGFDVKIVNESGKELGPNEEGVVVIRTPLPPACLPTLWNNDKRFKESYMDPFPGYYFTGDGGYKDADGYLYIMGRVDDVINVAGHRLSTGAMEEIIATHPDVAECAVFGADDNLKGQVPVGLFVLKAGVTRTEEEIVPELVKMIRERIGAIACFKQASLIKRLPKTRSGKILRGTMRKIADGKEYSIPSTIDDPAILGEIEEALQHIGYAKKQ from the coding sequence ATGGGACGATACGATGAAGTTTTCAGCCGGAGTCTGACCGACAAGGAAGGCTTCTGGGGCGAAGCCGCCCAGAACATCACCTGGGAGAAGAAGTGGGACAAGGTCCTCGACGACGCCACCCCGCCCTTCTACCACTGGTTCACCGGCGGCGAGCTCAACACCTGCTACAACGCCCTCGACCGCCACGCCGACGGCGGGCGCGGCGACCAGACCGCCCTCATCTTCGACAGCCCCGTCACGGAAGTTAAAAAGAAATACACCTACAAAGAGCTTCGCGACGAAGTGGCGAAGATCGCCGGGTGCATCGCCTCCCTCGGCCTGAAGAAGGGCGACACCGCCATCATCTACATGCCGATGGTCCCCGAAGCGGTAATGTCGATGCTGGCCTGCGCCCGCCTCGGCGTCATCCACTCCGTCGTCTTCGGCGGCTTCGCCCCCAACGAGCTTGCCATCCGCATCAACGACGCCATGCCCAAGCTGATCATCAGTAGCTCCTGCGGCATCGAAGGCAAGAAGGTAATCGAGTACAAGCCGCTGCTTGACAAGGCCATCGAGCTGGCCGACCACAAGCCCGCGAACACCATCATCCTCCAGAGGCCGATGGTGAAGGCTTCGATGGTAGCCGGAAGGGATCACGACTGGAACGAGATCATGGCCACCGCCAGGCCCGCGGGCTGCGTGACGGTCAAGGCCACCGACCCCCTCTACATCCTCTACACCTCCGGCACCACCGGCATCCCCAAGGGCATCGTCCGCGACAACGGCGGCCACGCCGTCGCGCTCTACCAGTCGATGAAGATCATCTACAACATAAACCCCGGCGACGTATTCTGGGCCGCCTCCGACGTGGGCTGGGTCGTCGGCCACTCCTACATCGTCTACGCCCCGCTCCTCATCGGCGCGACCACCGTTGTCTTTGAAGGCAAGCCTATCGGCACCCCCGACCCCGGCGCTTTCTGGCGCGTGATCTCCGAATACGGCGTAAAGGCGCTCTTCACCGCGCCCACCGCCTTTCGCGCCATCAAGAAAGAAGACCCCACCGGCTCGTACATACAGAAGTACGACCTCTCCAGGTTTGAATACCTCTTCCTCGCGGGAGAGCGCCTCGACCCCGACACCTACCACTGGGCCGCCAACCTTCTCAAGCGCCCCGTAATCGACCACTGGTGGCAGACAGAGACCGGCTGGGCCATAGCCGCCAACTGCATGGGCGTAGAGCAGCTTCCCGTCAAGGCGGGCTCGCCCACCAAGGCGGTCCCCGGCTTCGACGTAAAGATCGTCAACGAATCAGGCAAAGAGCTTGGCCCCAACGAAGAGGGCGTCGTCGTCATCAGAACCCCGCTGCCCCCCGCCTGTCTGCCCACCCTGTGGAACAACGACAAGCGCTTCAAGGAATCCTACATGGATCCCTTCCCCGGCTACTACTTCACCGGCGACGGCGGCTACAAAGACGCCGACGGCTACCTCTACATCATGGGCCGCGTAGACGACGTAATCAACGTAGCGGGCCACCGCCTCTCCACCGGCGCGATGGAAGAGATAATCGCCACCCACCCCGACGTAGCCGAGTGCGCCGTCTTCGGAGCCGACGACAACCTCAAGGGCCAGGTCCCCGTCGGCCTCTTCGTCCTCAAGGCGGGCGTCACCCGCACAGAAGAAGAGATCGTCCCCGAGCTCGTCAAGATGATCCGCGAGAGAATCGGCGCGATAGCGTGCTTCAAGCAGGCCAGCCTCATCAAAAGGCTCCCCAAGACCCGCTCCGGCAAGATACTGCGCGGCACCATGAGAAAGATCGCCGACGGCAAAGAATACTCCATCCCCTCCACCATCGACGATCCCGCCATACTCGGCGAGATCGAAGAAGCATTGCAGCACATCGGGTACGCGAAAAAGCAGTAA
- the mtnP gene encoding S-methyl-5'-thioadenosine phosphorylase — protein sequence MEKAIGIIGGSGLYEMEGLERIAEVEVPTPFGMPSDKLVTGYYAGRKLVFLPRHGRGHRYLPSEVPYRANIYALKSLGVEWVVSLSAVGSLQPEAKPGEVVIPDQFIDRALARPNTFFGNGLAGHVGMADPVCSLLGDAVFKAGEGLGPKFHRGGTYVCIQGPTFGTRAESHLYRQWGATIVGMTNATEAKLAREAELCYATVATVTDFDCWHEEAVSIEAILEVLGKNVNNSKELVRRVVSLIPAERTCACKEAAKYAIMTAPDAVPENTRQAVSLLYGKYLKGA from the coding sequence ATGGAAAAGGCTATAGGAATAATAGGCGGAAGCGGCCTTTACGAGATGGAAGGCCTTGAAAGGATAGCCGAGGTGGAGGTTCCCACCCCCTTCGGCATGCCCTCGGACAAACTTGTCACGGGGTATTACGCCGGAAGAAAGCTGGTCTTTTTGCCCCGCCACGGCAGGGGCCACCGCTACCTGCCCTCCGAGGTGCCCTACAGGGCGAACATTTACGCCTTGAAGTCCCTCGGCGTCGAGTGGGTGGTCTCCCTCTCCGCCGTCGGCAGCCTGCAGCCCGAGGCCAAACCCGGCGAGGTGGTCATTCCCGACCAGTTCATCGACCGCGCCCTCGCCCGTCCCAACACCTTTTTCGGAAACGGCCTCGCAGGTCACGTAGGCATGGCCGATCCGGTCTGTTCGCTCCTTGGCGACGCGGTTTTCAAGGCCGGAGAGGGGCTGGGGCCGAAGTTTCATCGGGGCGGCACCTACGTCTGCATACAGGGGCCGACCTTCGGGACGAGGGCCGAATCCCATCTCTACCGCCAGTGGGGCGCCACCATAGTCGGGATGACCAACGCCACCGAGGCGAAGCTGGCGAGGGAAGCGGAGCTTTGCTACGCCACCGTCGCGACGGTCACCGATTTCGACTGCTGGCACGAAGAAGCGGTCAGCATCGAGGCGATACTCGAAGTGCTCGGAAAGAACGTCAACAACTCAAAGGAACTGGTGCGGAGGGTCGTCTCACTGATTCCCGCCGAGAGGACGTGCGCGTGCAAGGAGGCGGCGAAGTACGCGATAATGACCGCCCCCGACGCCGTTCCCGAGAACACCCGGCAGGCGGTGAGCCTCCTCTACGGCAAGTATCTGAAAGGAGCGTAA
- a CDS encoding toll/interleukin-1 receptor domain-containing protein, with protein sequence MSAFVPQADLHGYTAHAMETNMKDIFVSHAHKDKHLIEPLLSALERNGITYWYDNLELVPGDSFSTKINYGLKSCKIILLCLSENFVNGNFAQNELNAAFALAKLQNNSSLLVPLIIGDYSKVLLEYPVQLANILYLSYDSGFDSIVRELKKVLSSVSDVSKEYWFDEGRKAFEMHHYDKATIYFAKSIDIEPMFLPALVCYVKLLLIGNEYDVIRQMFEERDDKWDAINDVGVDIKILDCVQDSLSMHVDKYNELSYKFKNSLLDFMFIERNRENSWKYLLRFFGNSEFSVFSESIIGAVVSIGKEKATEPLIEMANKPLESQCKKLLATAYFILASKLPMQKRKILRSVNILMKDEDEAVRIAAMTPYYYFADDGNMTIFKCLNSKMPEIRYTAFVLLLNKYRQKVGDNWLPGEKIDGEPDSKLTTDVIAHLYADPSEAIRQEVRQSIKKGWLPKQFLKLQMASEEELETEEEDRIDELFEDLTLENVEILKIIAKNSVFTSSRQKAVEGLVKFEGSLDDEWLISLLEEEEALQVRNEIKTLLITKLSNDRCDYIALLLEKEIINNNIKKEEDIIATAFERIAISNSK encoded by the coding sequence ATGTCGGCTTTCGTGCCTCAAGCCGACCTACACGGCTACACGGCTCATGCAATGGAGACCAACATGAAAGATATTTTTGTCTCTCACGCGCATAAGGATAAACATCTTATCGAACCATTGCTTTCAGCTCTTGAGCGGAACGGTATTACATATTGGTATGATAATTTAGAATTAGTGCCAGGCGATTCTTTTTCGACAAAAATTAATTATGGTCTAAAAAGCTGCAAAATAATTTTACTATGTTTATCTGAGAACTTTGTGAACGGTAATTTTGCTCAAAATGAATTAAATGCCGCATTTGCATTGGCAAAACTACAGAATAACAGTTCTCTTCTTGTTCCTTTAATAATAGGGGACTATAGTAAGGTGCTACTGGAGTACCCGGTACAACTTGCAAATATACTATATTTGAGTTATGACTCTGGCTTTGACTCAATAGTCAGAGAATTAAAGAAAGTATTGTCAAGCGTAAGTGATGTTAGCAAGGAATATTGGTTTGATGAAGGTAGAAAAGCTTTTGAAATGCATCATTACGATAAGGCAACCATTTATTTTGCTAAATCAATTGATATAGAGCCAATGTTTCTCCCGGCTTTAGTTTGCTATGTAAAATTACTTTTAATTGGAAACGAATACGATGTGATTAGACAAATGTTTGAGGAAAGGGATGATAAGTGGGATGCAATTAACGATGTTGGAGTTGATATAAAAATATTAGATTGTGTACAAGATAGCCTGTCAATGCATGTGGATAAATACAATGAGCTAAGCTACAAGTTTAAAAATTCGTTATTAGATTTTATGTTTATCGAAAGAAACAGAGAAAACTCGTGGAAATATCTTTTGAGATTTTTTGGTAATAGTGAATTTTCGGTATTTTCGGAATCAATAATTGGTGCAGTTGTGTCAATTGGAAAAGAAAAAGCAACCGAACCTTTGATAGAAATGGCAAATAAGCCACTTGAGTCTCAATGTAAGAAATTGCTCGCAACTGCCTATTTTATACTTGCCAGTAAATTACCGATGCAAAAACGCAAGATTCTGCGGAGCGTTAATATTTTAATGAAGGACGAAGATGAAGCAGTTAGAATTGCTGCCATGACGCCTTATTATTATTTTGCAGATGATGGAAATATGACAATATTCAAGTGTCTTAATAGCAAAATGCCTGAGATTAGATATACTGCTTTTGTTTTATTGCTTAATAAATATCGACAAAAAGTTGGCGACAATTGGCTGCCTGGGGAAAAGATAGATGGTGAACCTGATTCAAAACTTACAACAGATGTGATAGCTCATTTGTATGCCGATCCTTCAGAGGCAATTCGCCAAGAGGTAAGACAGTCAATTAAAAAGGGGTGGCTTCCAAAACAATTTCTAAAATTGCAGATGGCTTCAGAAGAAGAACTTGAGACAGAGGAAGAAGATAGGATCGACGAACTTTTTGAAGATTTAACTCTTGAAAATGTTGAAATATTAAAGATAATTGCAAAAAATAGTGTATTCACTTCATCAAGGCAAAAAGCTGTTGAAGGATTAGTTAAATTTGAAGGTAGCTTAGATGATGAATGGTTGATATCGCTATTAGAAGAGGAAGAAGCATTGCAAGTCAGGAATGAAATAAAGACATTATTAATTACAAAATTGAGCAACGATAGATGTGATTACATTGCACTTCTTTTGGAAAAAGAAATAATAAACAACAATATAAAGAAGGAAGAAGACATTATAGCTACAGCCTTCGAGCGTATTGCAATTTCTAACTCAAAATAA